The Candidatus Aminicenantes bacterium genome segment CGTCAATGCCGTCATGGCCCTGTCGCTGGGGAAAATCGGGGCCCTGATCGCCATTGAAAGGGAAATCAAGCTGAAATCCTACATCGACAAGCACATCAGGCTCGATGCCCTGGTTTCCAAGGACATGCTGCTGACCATTTTTTCGCCCAACACCCCCCTGCACGACGGGGCGGTCATCATCTCCGAGGGCCGCATCGCCGCCGCCAACTGCTTCTTCCCCTATCCGCCACTGCTGGAGCTGACTCCGGCCGGCGGCAGGCACCTGGCGGCCATCGGCATCAGCCAGGAAAGCGACTGCATTACCATCGTCGTTTCGGAACAGACCGGAAAAATATCCCTGGCCGCCAAGGGCGAGCTGATTCGCGGCCTGGATCGCGAAGGCCTGAAAAACAGGCTGAAATTCTTCAAGATCTAACATGCCGGAAAAATTGAAAAATCTCTTCCTGAACAACTGGGGCCTGAAGGTCAGCGCCCTGCTCCTGGCCATTGTGGTCTGGGCGATGATCAGCGGCCGGGAGAAGACCTACTCGGAAAAAACGCTGAAGGTGCCCATCGAGATCGCCAATCTGTCGCCCAACCTGGAAGTGGTCAACCTGCAGCCGGAGGATGTCCGCCTGTCGTTGCGCGGGGCGGCCAATCTCCTGTCCACATTGCGCCCCGAGAACCTGGCCATCAAGATCGACCTGAAAAACATCGGCGAAAGCAGCAGGCTGAACTACTTCGCCGAGGACTACCTCGAGGTTCCCCAGGGAATCCAGATCATCTCCATCCACCCCAAGATGATCGCGGTGGTCGTCGAGGAGTTCGACACCAAGGAGCTGCCGGTCAAGGTCCGTTTCCGCGGCCAGTTGAAGGAGTCGCTGAAACTGAAGGAAGTCAGGGCCGTGCCCGATCGGGTCACGATCATCGGCTACAAATCGCAGCTCAACGGCATCAATGTGGTGCTGACCGAGGAAATCAACCTCGACGAGATCGAGGCCAGCCAGAAACGCACGGTCGCCCTGAAGCAGACCCGGAACATATTGAAATTCCGCGACCGCCGCGACGTGGACGTGGAGCTCACGATCGAGGGCCCGGCGGCGGGCAAAAAATGATGGGCGGTTTTTTCGGCACCGACGGCATCCGCGCCAGGGCCGGCGAATTTCCCTTGGACGAGGCCACCCTGATCAAACTCGGCCAGGTCATCGGATCGCTGA includes the following:
- the cdaA gene encoding diadenylate cyclase CdaA, yielding MVIENILNAFARFNLKDIPDVFFLFLLIYTLLLLIKGTKSYQMALGLMLIGCCALLAELLKLTAFAFLLNKFLTYLIFAIIILFQGELRKILAAIGSKLKTRFITTDISLVRDEIVNAVMALSLGKIGALIAIEREIKLKSYIDKHIRLDALVSKDMLLTIFSPNTPLHDGAVIISEGRIAAANCFFPYPPLLELTPAGGRHLAAIGISQESDCITIVVSEQTGKISLAAKGELIRGLDREGLKNRLKFFKI
- a CDS encoding CdaR family protein, whose translation is MPEKLKNLFLNNWGLKVSALLLAIVVWAMISGREKTYSEKTLKVPIEIANLSPNLEVVNLQPEDVRLSLRGAANLLSTLRPENLAIKIDLKNIGESSRLNYFAEDYLEVPQGIQIISIHPKMIAVVVEEFDTKELPVKVRFRGQLKESLKLKEVRAVPDRVTIIGYKSQLNGINVVLTEEINLDEIEASQKRTVALKQTRNILKFRDRRDVDVELTIEGPAAGKK